A window of the Nitrosopumilus ureiphilus genome harbors these coding sequences:
- a CDS encoding PUA domain-containing protein, translating to MDQILKLQYSLDALFGNGVSKCLPKNIEMTFSRKTGRIRTISHEGKLLCTLRIDGGLAISPYFAQILLKSKTFKENCVEINQDAAPFVMEGKSVFCKHIVWCGNKVRISADTPVLFKDRVIAVGKAVLSHEMIPDFNRGVAIKVRDSLKSPKGEIEP from the coding sequence ATGGATCAAATTCTCAAACTCCAATATTCCCTTGATGCATTATTTGGTAATGGTGTTTCAAAATGCCTCCCAAAAAATATCGAAATGACATTTTCACGAAAGACTGGAAGAATACGAACTATTTCACATGAAGGAAAATTATTGTGCACTTTGAGAATTGATGGTGGTTTAGCAATTAGTCCTTATTTTGCACAAATTTTACTGAAAAGTAAAACATTCAAAGAAAACTGCGTTGAGATAAACCAAGATGCTGCACCTTTTGTAATGGAAGGTAAATCCGTATTTTGTAAACATATAGTATGGTGTGGAAATAAAGTAAGGATTTCTGCTGATACACCAGTATTGTTCAAAGATAGAGTAATTGCAGTTGGTAAGGCTGTTTTATCACATGAAATGATACCTGATTTTAATCGAGGTGTAGCAATAAAGGTCAGAGATAGTTTAAAAAGTCCTAAGGGGGAAATAGAACCATGA
- a CDS encoding transcription factor: MVDKYEDPFVRIASMIGGDEYLKVARSLLKAEDATDEEIASSTGLRINMVRKVLYDLFGKSLITGIRVKDERKGWFVYRWRTRREEVEHFIENQKKKIEERLQQRLDYENASDFYHCGNEDCPRVTFESALDGMFKCPSCGSVLNLKKNDKSKKAYSKKIDEIKKDMQQTF, translated from the coding sequence TTGGTAGACAAATACGAAGATCCTTTTGTTAGAATCGCCTCTATGATCGGAGGAGACGAATATCTCAAAGTGGCAAGATCATTACTTAAAGCCGAAGATGCAACGGATGAAGAAATTGCAAGTTCTACAGGTCTAAGAATTAACATGGTAAGAAAAGTATTGTATGATTTGTTTGGAAAATCTCTAATTACTGGAATCAGAGTTAAAGATGAGAGAAAAGGTTGGTTTGTCTATAGATGGAGAACCAGAAGAGAGGAAGTTGAACATTTCATCGAAAACCAAAAAAAGAAAATTGAAGAAAGATTACAACAAAGATTAGATTATGAAAATGCTTCTGACTTTTATCATTGTGGTAATGAAGACTGTCCAAGAGTAACATTTGAGAGTGCGCTTGATGGCATGTTCAAATGTCCATCATGTGGAAGTGTTTTAAACTTAAAGAAAAATGATAAATCTAAAAAAGCATATTCAAAGAAAATTGATGAGATAAAAAAAGATATGCAACAAACATTCTGA
- a CDS encoding hemerythrin domain-containing protein — MSTASLRRDHDLIEKVIKAMESTIQLLNDGKQIPESILLPVIDFSKNFTDVCHHTKEEKSLFPALEQAGMPSNMGPIAMMLIDHQRSREIGTAMEESAKEYLSSGDSKKLISDMQQYVEHVTEHLWKENNRLFMMAEARLQYVSKKVDDELNKIEKTQLSDLGKSREHYEKLAENLSNDVSEQGN; from the coding sequence ATGTCTACAGCATCATTAAGACGTGATCATGACCTGATAGAAAAAGTCATCAAAGCAATGGAATCTACAATTCAATTACTAAATGACGGTAAACAAATTCCTGAATCAATTTTACTTCCTGTAATTGATTTTTCAAAAAACTTTACTGATGTTTGTCATCACACTAAAGAAGAAAAATCTCTATTCCCTGCATTGGAACAAGCTGGAATGCCTAGTAATATGGGTCCTATCGCAATGATGCTAATTGATCATCAGCGTTCACGAGAAATTGGAACGGCAATGGAAGAGTCTGCTAAAGAATATCTTTCATCAGGAGATTCTAAAAAATTGATTAGTGATATGCAACAATATGTTGAACATGTGACAGAGCATCTTTGGAAAGAAAATAATAGATTATTCATGATGGCAGAAGCACGATTACAATATGTTTCCAAAAAAGTAGATGATGAACTTAACAAAATTGAGAAAACTCAACTAAGTGATTTGGGAAAATCTAGAGAACATTATGAGAAATTGGCTGAAAATCTTTCAAATGATGTTTCAGAACAAGGTAATTAG
- a CDS encoding phosphate signaling complex PhoU family protein codes for MEEREETRKIQFTGKSSYIVSLPKQWIMELGLKQGDQIRMVRKGSSTLELYPPKFESRIQKKEDAIIEIDGEEKASSIIRKLISLYFLGFKTINVKPKNGRLSPNQRNTVKEAVKRMLMGSEIISDSSGGITVQVLVNLLELSVDGAFKRMIHLAKSMSSDAILAVKENNLELAQEVINTDDEVDRFGFYIIRQLKIAIQNEHMLKEMGFRNARNCLGYRLVVKNIERAGDHASFIAKDLLEFKKPVKKEILEKLQDMNEFCLSVLDDSCLALFKEDYIQAEKTIEKTAEITKFEKKVRDASKSLKDDEEIYRIRRMSENIRRVSEYASDIAEIVLNMNIEKTLKKTE; via the coding sequence ATGGAAGAAAGAGAGGAAACAAGGAAAATTCAATTTACAGGAAAATCATCTTACATAGTTTCACTTCCAAAACAATGGATTATGGAATTGGGTCTAAAACAGGGAGATCAAATCAGAATGGTTCGAAAAGGATCATCAACGCTAGAACTGTATCCACCAAAATTTGAATCTCGTATCCAAAAAAAGGAAGATGCTATAATTGAAATTGATGGTGAAGAAAAGGCATCTTCGATAATTAGAAAATTAATTTCGTTGTATTTTCTGGGGTTTAAGACGATTAATGTTAAACCAAAAAACGGTAGATTAAGCCCTAACCAAAGGAACACCGTAAAAGAAGCTGTAAAGCGAATGTTAATGGGTTCTGAAATAATTTCTGACTCTAGTGGGGGAATAACAGTACAGGTTCTTGTAAATCTGTTGGAACTATCCGTTGATGGAGCATTTAAGCGAATGATCCATTTAGCAAAATCAATGTCTAGCGATGCAATTTTAGCAGTAAAAGAAAACAATCTTGAATTGGCACAAGAAGTAATCAACACAGATGACGAGGTAGATAGATTTGGATTTTACATTATTCGTCAATTAAAGATAGCAATACAAAATGAACATATGCTAAAAGAGATGGGTTTTAGAAATGCTAGAAATTGTCTTGGATACAGACTTGTTGTAAAAAATATAGAAAGGGCAGGAGATCATGCATCATTTATTGCAAAAGATCTTTTAGAGTTTAAAAAACCAGTCAAAAAAGAGATTCTAGAGAAACTTCAGGATATGAATGAATTTTGTTTATCAGTATTGGATGATTCATGTTTGGCTTTATTCAAAGAAGATTATATACAAGCAGAAAAAACTATTGAAAAAACAGCTGAAATTACCAAATTTGAGAAAAAAGTTAGAGATGCTTCAAAATCATTAAAAGATGATGAGGAAATTTATAGAATTAGAAGAATGTCTGAGAACATTAGAAGAGTTTCGGAATATGCTAGTGACATAGCAGAAATTGTATTGAATATGAATATTGAAAAAACATTGAAAAAAACGGAATAA
- a CDS encoding transposase: protein MKRAKDHFISRFTVQMKTKKAIPSKIRYESFLIGVLYLVGTLSLYEDVLRRGRPYVYPTILMLQLLIIKTWMRIPSNNLLHYFLSLDTTQNKKILGVCGLCNLPDRRTFDRRFKILPLKEMIGTMGGVFISERLVDNTTGSVDSSLIKAKGPVWHKSDMKNNCIPISGIDVDARWGFSKSKGWVWGYKLHMSCSTGRLIVPLSADFSTANIADNQTYKFLVHPLAGLLQNIIADPAYDDGKLYRYSKENNLRLVCPIKKYDSTSPERLELVEFYESVEGQEIYSDRKISIEPLFEIVKSTFGIRVSPVRRFGNVKSFVLVCVLVYQLMMYYNCVTGMENPRTVKRMLCN, encoded by the coding sequence ATGAAAAGAGCTAAGGATCACTTTATCTCTAGATTCACTGTTCAGATGAAAACAAAGAAGGCAATCCCCAGCAAAATAAGATACGAGTCATTCCTTATTGGTGTTTTGTATTTGGTTGGAACACTGTCTCTGTATGAAGATGTCCTGAGACGTGGACGACCATATGTTTATCCAACTATTCTAATGTTGCAACTGCTCATAATCAAAACGTGGATGAGAATCCCAAGCAATAACTTACTGCATTATTTTTTGTCACTTGACACAACACAGAACAAGAAGATACTAGGTGTGTGTGGTTTGTGTAATCTTCCAGACAGAAGAACATTTGACAGACGATTCAAGATACTGCCACTCAAAGAAATGATTGGTACAATGGGTGGTGTGTTCATATCAGAAAGACTAGTTGATAACACAACTGGTTCAGTTGACAGCTCGCTGATAAAGGCAAAGGGTCCAGTCTGGCACAAATCCGATATGAAGAATAACTGCATACCAATCTCTGGAATCGATGTTGATGCAAGATGGGGATTCTCAAAATCCAAGGGTTGGGTGTGGGGATACAAGCTGCACATGTCATGTTCCACAGGAAGATTGATTGTTCCACTATCAGCTGATTTTAGTACGGCAAACATTGCAGACAACCAGACGTACAAATTTCTTGTACATCCACTTGCAGGTCTGTTACAGAACATAATTGCAGATCCGGCATACGATGATGGTAAACTATACAGGTACAGCAAAGAAAATAATCTGAGACTAGTCTGTCCGATAAAAAAGTACGACAGCACGTCACCAGAGAGACTGGAGCTAGTCGAATTTTATGAATCAGTTGAGGGACAGGAAATATACTCGGATAGAAAAATATCCATAGAACCGCTCTTTGAGATAGTCAAAAGTACGTTTGGTATTCGAGTATCACCTGTAAGGAGATTTGGAAATGTAAAATCATTTGTGCTTGTTTGTGTTTTGGTGTATCAATTAATGATGTATTACAATTGTGTGACTGGTATGGAAAATCCAAGAACTGTAAAGCGTATGCTGTGCAATTAA
- a CDS encoding nascent polypeptide-associated complex protein: MMRGGNREMRRMMDKMGLDMNELSNVQEVIIKTDKKEIIITKPSVTEMKAKDNSIFTVTADSYDERELEVPIFSEEDIQLVSQQAGVDEEKAKNALEEAKGELARAILLLTTG, encoded by the coding sequence ATGATGCGAGGAGGAAATCGCGAAATGCGAAGAATGATGGATAAGATGGGTCTGGATATGAATGAACTATCAAATGTTCAAGAAGTAATAATTAAGACCGATAAAAAAGAGATCATTATCACAAAACCCTCCGTTACTGAAATGAAAGCAAAAGACAACTCAATTTTTACAGTAACTGCAGACAGTTATGATGAAAGAGAATTGGAGGTTCCAATTTTCTCAGAAGAGGACATTCAACTTGTTAGCCAGCAAGCTGGAGTTGATGAAGAAAAGGCTAAAAATGCTTTAGAGGAGGCCAAAGGCGAACTAGCTAGAGCAATCTTACTTTTAACAACCGGATAA
- a CDS encoding tRNA (cytidine(56)-2'-O)-methyltransferase: MVIEVIRIGQRLVRDDRVTTHVALVSRAFGAERIFMSEVNPEIKDTVEKINKTWGGKFEIDFIDKWKSVVKKKKEENFKIIHLSMYGQNINIIQEELRKEENLLIVVGAEKVPREIYELADYNVGVGSQPHSEISALAILLDRIQKGKQFEKDFPDAKRKIIPTKNGKNVQVKETRD; the protein is encoded by the coding sequence TTGGTAATTGAAGTGATAAGAATTGGGCAACGCCTAGTAAGAGATGATCGAGTCACAACACATGTTGCACTTGTTTCAAGAGCATTTGGTGCAGAACGAATTTTCATGAGTGAAGTTAATCCAGAAATCAAGGATACTGTAGAAAAAATCAATAAAACTTGGGGAGGAAAATTTGAGATAGATTTCATTGATAAATGGAAATCTGTTGTAAAAAAGAAAAAAGAAGAGAACTTCAAAATCATTCATCTTTCAATGTATGGTCAAAACATCAACATTATTCAAGAGGAACTGCGGAAAGAAGAAAATTTGTTAATTGTTGTGGGGGCTGAAAAAGTTCCTAGAGAGATTTATGAATTAGCAGACTATAATGTAGGAGTTGGCAGTCAACCTCATTCTGAGATTAGTGCCCTGGCAATTCTCTTAGATCGTATTCAAAAAGGCAAACAATTTGAGAAAGACTTTCCAGATGCAAAAAGAAAGATCATACCCACAAAAAATGGTAAAAATGTACAAGTAAAAGAAACAAGGGATTAA
- a CDS encoding 2,5-diamino-6-(ribosylamino)-4(3H)-pyrimidinone 5'-phosphate reductase produces MEKSRPYVILSAATSIDGKIATVTGDSKLSSKQDSIRLHNLRSKVDAIIVGKNTVLIDDPMLTVRYTRGKNPIRIILDSKGTISKNSKIIQTSNKVPTIIAVSNQISKSNLDKLKKFPIEIIVAGKNSINIKLLLRKLSDKKIKSILVEGGGTINWGFIKYDLFDELIITISPFLIGGKNAVSLIEGNGFRKISNSPNLRLKSIKRLKNHLVLNYAKV; encoded by the coding sequence ATGGAAAAATCTAGACCATATGTAATTTTGAGTGCTGCAACATCTATTGATGGAAAGATTGCAACTGTTACAGGTGATTCAAAATTATCTTCAAAACAAGATAGTATTAGATTACACAATCTAAGATCTAAAGTAGATGCAATAATTGTAGGAAAAAATACTGTTTTAATTGACGATCCTATGTTAACTGTACGTTATACTAGAGGTAAAAATCCTATCAGAATTATTTTAGATTCTAAAGGTACTATATCTAAAAATTCAAAAATAATTCAAACAAGCAACAAAGTCCCAACAATAATAGCTGTATCAAATCAAATTAGTAAATCAAATCTTGATAAACTCAAAAAATTTCCTATAGAAATAATTGTCGCGGGAAAAAATTCAATTAATATCAAACTATTACTAAGAAAACTTTCAGATAAAAAAATTAAATCAATTCTAGTTGAAGGAGGAGGAACTATTAATTGGGGATTTATAAAATATGATCTTTTTGATGAGTTGATTATCACCATATCCCCATTTCTAATTGGAGGAAAAAATGCTGTATCCCTAATTGAAGGAAATGGATTTAGAAAAATCTCAAATTCACCTAATCTTCGTCTCAAATCTATCAAGAGGCTCAAAAATCACCTTGTTTTGAATTATGCAAAAGTGTAA
- a CDS encoding NAD-dependent succinate-semialdehyde dehydrogenase has protein sequence MSQITTVNPATGEEIKTFTAMDKNQVFELVGKAKRAFPEWKKDYERRRSYVYNLVEYLKKHKIELAKVATVEMGKALKESISEVEKCAWALEFYADHGDSFLADEVLSSDARKSFLTFEPLGVIGSIMPWNFPYWQALRFAAPCLMAGNVIVMKPSRVTMQSGIEIEKAFTESGMPDGIYQTVVGSVESANHLIDSDVNAVTFTGSTNAGAKVGERAAKNLKKCVLELGGSDPFIVLDDAIIEKAAEGAVKGRFINCGQSCVASKRFFVGKNIADEFTELFIKKASQLKVGDPMSIETDVGPISNKEGLETISGIVEDAKQKGAEVLLGGSEMGGKGFFYKPTILKNIKSDMRIATEETFGPVAPITVVENESEAIRLANESEFGLGASIWTKDLAKADKMSRRIDSGIVSVNNVVISDPRIPFGGIKHSGFGRELSRYGMLEFVNLKSVRFYDNLTHHHYVE, from the coding sequence TTGAGCCAAATTACTACGGTCAATCCTGCAACAGGTGAGGAAATTAAGACTTTTACTGCAATGGATAAAAATCAGGTATTTGAGTTAGTTGGAAAAGCAAAAAGAGCTTTCCCAGAATGGAAAAAAGATTATGAGAGACGTAGAAGTTATGTTTACAATTTAGTAGAATATCTAAAGAAACACAAAATAGAACTTGCAAAAGTTGCAACAGTTGAAATGGGCAAAGCCCTCAAAGAATCAATTAGTGAAGTTGAAAAATGTGCTTGGGCATTAGAATTTTATGCAGATCATGGTGACAGTTTTCTTGCCGATGAGGTTTTAAGCTCAGATGCAAGGAAAAGTTTTCTAACTTTTGAACCATTGGGGGTAATTGGTTCTATAATGCCTTGGAATTTTCCTTACTGGCAAGCATTGCGATTTGCAGCTCCATGTTTAATGGCAGGAAATGTAATCGTAATGAAACCATCCAGAGTAACTATGCAATCAGGAATTGAAATTGAAAAAGCATTCACTGAATCAGGAATGCCTGATGGAATTTATCAAACAGTAGTAGGAAGTGTAGAATCTGCAAATCACCTAATTGACTCAGATGTTAATGCTGTAACTTTTACTGGAAGTACAAATGCCGGTGCAAAAGTTGGAGAAAGGGCTGCAAAAAATTTGAAAAAATGTGTATTAGAATTAGGAGGAAGTGATCCTTTCATAGTATTGGATGATGCAATTATTGAAAAAGCAGCTGAAGGTGCTGTTAAAGGAAGATTCATCAATTGTGGCCAAAGTTGTGTAGCCTCAAAAAGATTTTTTGTTGGAAAAAATATTGCAGATGAATTTACTGAATTATTTATCAAAAAAGCCTCTCAACTCAAAGTAGGAGATCCAATGTCCATTGAAACAGATGTTGGACCAATTTCAAATAAAGAAGGTTTGGAAACAATTTCTGGAATTGTAGAAGATGCAAAACAAAAAGGTGCCGAAGTTCTTTTAGGGGGTTCAGAGATGGGTGGAAAAGGATTCTTCTATAAACCAACAATTCTTAAAAATATAAAATCAGATATGAGAATTGCAACTGAAGAAACATTTGGACCAGTAGCACCAATTACAGTAGTTGAAAATGAAAGTGAGGCAATCAGATTAGCTAATGAGAGTGAATTTGGTTTAGGTGCAAGTATCTGGACAAAAGATCTTGCTAAAGCAGATAAAATGTCAAGAAGAATCGATTCAGGAATTGTAAGTGTAAATAATGTAGTAATCTCAGATCCTAGAATTCCATTTGGAGGAATAAAACATAGTGGATTTGGAAGAGAACTATCAAGATATGGAATGCTTGAATTTGTTAATCTAAAATCAGTTAGATTTTACGATAATCTGACACATCATCATTACGTAGAGTAG
- the hflX gene encoding GTPase HflX, translating into MKSAILITYDQEDSINEAKGLCDAAGYEVVHTIQQDYLKKPKYGISGGVLERLEEISEKLRPDVIIFDEILKPSQNYNLASALHREVLDREGLILEIFESRASSAESKLQVKLAQLRYEMARAKEKVRLANMGEQPGFMGIGKFEVDVYYNDIKHRMQTLRSKLEKAGKQRELHRQGRKRMGFKTISLAGYTSAGKTTLFNKVTGESRAQSKELFTTLTTTTRRVTIDQEPFLIADTVGFISKLPAYMIDAFKSTLEELTYTDIIILVIDISDSVFELKKKISSCMRTLSELGVEKDKIVYVLNKDDLLKQDEINRKIDILNLSENKKVISVSAKTGKNVKELKKLIKNISESHNSFNFNKNLPEGVKETFGN; encoded by the coding sequence ATGAAATCAGCAATTTTAATCACATATGATCAGGAAGATTCGATAAACGAAGCTAAGGGGCTGTGTGATGCTGCAGGATATGAGGTAGTTCACACAATCCAACAAGATTATCTAAAAAAACCAAAGTATGGAATTAGTGGAGGAGTTTTAGAAAGACTAGAGGAGATATCTGAGAAACTCAGACCAGATGTAATCATATTTGATGAAATTTTAAAGCCAAGTCAAAATTACAATCTAGCTTCTGCATTACATCGAGAGGTTTTAGATAGAGAAGGGTTAATTCTTGAGATTTTTGAAAGTAGAGCATCAAGTGCTGAATCAAAGTTACAAGTCAAATTAGCTCAATTACGATACGAGATGGCCAGAGCAAAAGAAAAAGTTCGTCTTGCAAATATGGGGGAGCAACCAGGATTTATGGGAATTGGAAAATTTGAGGTAGATGTTTACTATAATGATATCAAACATAGAATGCAAACATTAAGATCTAAACTTGAAAAAGCAGGAAAACAAAGAGAACTCCATAGACAGGGACGAAAGAGAATGGGGTTCAAAACAATTTCTCTAGCAGGATATACGTCTGCAGGAAAAACAACATTGTTTAACAAAGTAACAGGTGAATCAAGAGCTCAAAGTAAAGAACTGTTCACAACACTTACTACAACAACACGAAGAGTAACAATTGATCAAGAACCATTCTTAATTGCAGATACGGTTGGATTCATCAGTAAATTACCTGCATACATGATAGATGCATTCAAATCAACTTTAGAAGAACTAACATACACAGATATCATTATTCTAGTGATTGACATTAGTGATTCTGTATTTGAATTAAAAAAGAAAATTTCTAGTTGCATGCGAACTTTGAGTGAATTGGGTGTTGAAAAAGATAAGATAGTTTATGTATTAAACAAAGACGATTTATTAAAACAAGACGAGATTAATCGAAAAATTGACATACTTAATTTATCTGAAAATAAAAAAGTAATTTCAGTTTCTGCAAAAACAGGCAAAAACGTTAAGGAGTTAAAAAAATTAATCAAAAATATTTCAGAAAGTCATAATTCATTCAATTTCAATAAAAATTTACCTGAAGGAGTTAAAGAGACATTTGGTAATTGA